In Scomber japonicus isolate fScoJap1 chromosome 20, fScoJap1.pri, whole genome shotgun sequence, the genomic window ATGAAAAACTGGGTCTTGCTGGGGTAGAAAACAACACTTTTGCTTTCCTTCATCCTGTTTTGCAGTTTTGATAGACGGCGAAAAAAGAACAGTAGTTCACATTTTAACAAGGCAAAGTTAAGAGCAAGCATCAATTGTGATAATTAtcatttggaaaaaaagagaaacaacaccaaataaatacaagataataaaaaattaaaaaaaacaagagaaaatgtaaacaaaGTCTACTTTGATGGAACTCAAAGTCGCAAAAAGGTCATGCATGTCATCTGGGAGGCTGAGCTACTGCCGTGTTCGGGTGTGCGGCTGCCCTGATTGGAGTGGTGCGAGGGTGTAGGTGCCGTGAGGAGGCGATGAGTTCCTCCTACTCGACTTTGACACCCATCTTCTCTGTGTTTAGCAAGTAGAGACTGTCGTCTATCAGGAAACTGGAGGGAGAGCGAAGAAAGGAAAACGATTAAAATGTGCTTGAAAGAGCAAATTTCAAAATTGTGAATGTTCTTAAGTTTCATTTTGGAGATGGtaaaatgttccttttaatTCCATAGTAGCAGACATTTCCTCTaagaaacttttctttttctccctcagaTGATGTCTGAAGTACTTCTCTTCAGGCAGGTGAGTGGACTAACCTATAGAAAAGAAAGTGCACAGGGATGGTGCTCAGGTGCCATACAGCGTGAGCGTCCAAGACCCAGAGCAGTGGAGGGAagtccagcagctccagcagggCTAAACCgtgaagcagcagcaccaccaggCCACACTTCCACCAGTAGGGCAGGGTCCTCCGGTTCTGCCAGCACCAACACAGCCACCACAGAAGGTTCACCATGCCTACAAGAGTATTACAGAGCACAACAGTTGATATTAGATATTAATTATAAAGTACAACAATAGGAAAgtattaaaaataacacaactgAAAATAACACAACTGAAAAATATGCTATTATGACCAAGCAAATATGAGCTTTCGGATGGCTTTTGAGCACTTTGTTGTACCAATGGTGACGTTAGCAGCCATGTTGTAGCCGTAGTCGAAACTGACAAACGTCAAGTAGGACACATGCGTGGTAAAGGCCAAGATGAGCAAAACTCCCACCATGCTTGACACCCCCGGACGCCTCAGACCCAAAGTTCTGTCAACAACAAAGAAAGAATCGGTGTGAACAGATGTAATCCAATAACAGTGTCATAACATTTTACTTTCTCAGTCAAAGCAGATTTTTCTCAAAGTCAGATGACTTTTTAGCATCTTTTTTCAGACATATCACATCTTCATTCAGGAAACATTGAGCAGGAATGTTAACCAAGGTCAATGATTACTCGAGATGAATATCATTTTAGTTTGCAGTGgttgtgaaataaatgttttagagCTTACCTGACACAGCATAGATAGATGGAGTAAAGAATCACGGCTGTTGCACAGAAATAGTCCATTTTCTGAAAGAGAAAAGCACATACAGACCAAACCATTCACCAACAACAGAAACTCATTTCAagatcaagaaaaaaaaaagacctgtgTTTTTTTACAAAAAGTATACTGCACACTGCTGAGAGGCTTGGAAAGACATTTTAGCAGTTCACCACATAATAAAGCTACATTTATATCTGTGTTTTACTCAACACTGAATCACAGACTAACTGTGAAGTGTAAGGGCGCACTCACATTAGGGCCAGTGGTTCCGTACcatgccttaataatgataaaataatacacaaaaaatggtctgATTGGGATCCCATACATGCATAGTGTCTCCTCATTGCATTtggtgttgcttgaaatgaccagggctccgctaatgttgccttttaaaaaacgTTGATTTTCCGGGATTCCCGGGAAAATTGGCATCCTTTCCcgggatttaaaatgtcttattttcggGAAAAATATTAATCCCTAGTGCGCAAGCGTGACCAAGTGTACCGtgctcaagcacacctcttccaacCGTACTGGGCCAGGGAAGTGTaccgtactcaagcacggtacactcacactagccaaataatctgGACTtcagggggcaaacgtgcttgggcacggtacgattaCCTACTGTGAGTGCACCCTAAATGTTGTTTCTAGCTGCTCTCGGCTCGTTGACACATATTGATTCCCGACGGCTCTCGTCTTATAAGCAGCCATCAGCTGCTGCCAGTTCACAAAAGCTCCCTGAATAGATCTCAATACTAAGTGGATGAAACTGAGACTGAAATGTGAGAGATGACTCATTTCACATGAGTTAGGTGAAAGCAAACAAAACTCTATAAAAGGATGCTGATAATGCTCTGTTTCTGCTGAAGATAAAACTTGGAAACTCTTTAACAGGTTAGTCACACAAACTAAatcaaacacatattttcttttttattccagCTTTCCATTGACAAAGACTCTAGACACAATCATTACCTCAGTGAGATAGGTGTCCCTGGTGTGAAACACTGTGGACCAGAACCAGGCGTTAAGCGATACCTGGAGAAACACATGCAGGCTCTTGTCAGATATTCTGGCTCACTCAAGAACACATGAACATCAAAGAAAGCATTAAATATTGTTACTGGTTGAAGCAGTTGTAGAGGCTGTACAATCCATTATACAATCAGTAACAATTTTACATATGTCCAAAGACAAacatacataataaaaatacaattatctTATATTTCTAAAGAGAAAGCACATTGTTCAGCAGGCCCTTTCTCTGTAGATTCAAACACAAATCAGACTCTATAACTCTCTGGAagcaaagttaaaaaagagGCAGATTGTGTTAGTCTTTCCTACAAGGTAGGTATGATCATACGGTGATCATAAGGTCAATGACAAGGACGTCCTTCAAGTTTAACTTATAATCCAAAGTTTCTAAAACGATAGGCTTAAAGCAAAGAGATCTCTAGTTAACCCCAGAGGTCAGCAAACAACCCTCAGATAGGAACAAGCTCAACAGTTCAATTAGCCTTTTAACAGAGTGTCACAGTGACAGTATCACATTGAATGGAGTACAAACACTGACCCCTTAGTTGGAAAACATTGGTAACATATACAGTAATACAAGAAGTACATCAAATGATAACTACTATTTAAATCTCTCTTACAATATGCACATTACATTCTGTCATGACACTAATGGAAAGGCCTACTTGTGTATTTTAGTGTTGTAAGTCATTTTACATCCTCTGTCTGACTCAACAACCACAGTATTGGACTGACCAGAGAGAAGGCGTTGATGGTGTGGTACATGGGGCTCTGGCGCGGCACCGTGCTCCGATATCGCATCAGCATGAGAAGGCAAGCCAGGCCATTAAGCAGAGAGGCCAGGGCCGACGCCGGCTCCTCAAAACACAGGAAGCGTGCAAATGGCCACTAGGAGAAGTCAAATATATCACTCATCATTTCACAACATTTGATTCAAATATGTTAAATGAAATCAACACTAGAGAACTTGGAAAATACACCAGAAGACAGAATCCAGCATCCTCTCCAATACTGAATAAATTGAGGTCAAATTTTGTGATGAAACCTGTATAACTTTGATGTGATATGCAAGTTGGCCTCTGTATGATTAAGAAGCACAAACCTTGCCGTGGAACTGTGGGACCCTGTACCCCTCGGCCTGGTAAAGGCCCACTGTGGTCCACATGCACTGATAGCGACAGTCGTCACGACATGTCCAGCCTTAACGACaggaacagagagaagagagca contains:
- the pgap3 gene encoding post-GPI attachment to proteins factor 3 → MASPLPRCTAVRLPALAVAVLLLVSVSTVQSSQGDKEPVYRDCVKQCVRTNCTGARLRGFQSAQPQYMMLTGWTCRDDCRYQCMWTTVGLYQAEGYRVPQFHGKWPFARFLCFEEPASALASLLNGLACLLMLMRYRSTVPRQSPMYHTINAFSLVSLNAWFWSTVFHTRDTYLTEKMDYFCATAVILYSIYLCCVRTLGLRRPGVSSMVGVLLILAFTTHVSYLTFVSFDYGYNMAANVTIGMVNLLWWLCWCWQNRRTLPYWWKCGLVVLLLHGLALLELLDFPPLLWVLDAHAVWHLSTIPVHFLFYSFLIDDSLYLLNTEKMGVKVE